A DNA window from Maribellus comscasis contains the following coding sequences:
- a CDS encoding hybrid sensor histidine kinase/response regulator: MGKQVILCIDDEEIILDALEEQLNNFFGTEYDIETSDSGEDALEFFRELQEENIHVPVVISDYIMPGMKGDELLKEIHKLSPSSLKILLTGQASIEGIGNAINNAQLYRFIAKPWDKDDLVLTVREAIKSFFQELQIRKQNEELKKLNSSLEEKVKLRTQELSIANASKDKFFSIIAHDLKTPFNALLGLTDALVQNWEIFDDENKIEFIRELNSTSKNTYALIQNLLEWSRAQTGRIVVNQTEFSPHKVIFENISLLAKHSDSKQIEVINNVPAEIVCHGDRNMISTVFRNLVSNAIKFTNQKGRIEINASENGKFWQFSISDSGIGIDAETLSKLFDIKEKTQRFGTANEEGTGLGLFLCKEFITKNGGEIFVESAPGTGSNFFITLPRTN; encoded by the coding sequence ATGGGGAAACAAGTTATTTTGTGTATTGATGATGAAGAAATTATTCTTGATGCACTTGAAGAGCAACTAAATAACTTTTTTGGTACCGAATACGATATAGAAACCTCAGACAGTGGTGAAGATGCGCTTGAATTTTTCAGGGAACTTCAGGAAGAAAACATACACGTGCCGGTAGTAATTTCGGATTATATTATGCCAGGAATGAAAGGCGATGAATTATTAAAGGAAATCCATAAGCTTTCTCCCAGTTCGCTGAAAATTTTGTTGACAGGGCAGGCAAGTATTGAGGGAATTGGCAACGCAATAAATAACGCCCAGCTTTACCGTTTTATAGCAAAACCATGGGATAAAGATGATCTGGTGTTAACAGTAAGAGAAGCCATTAAAAGCTTTTTCCAAGAGCTCCAAATCAGAAAACAAAATGAGGAATTAAAAAAACTAAATTCTTCACTGGAAGAAAAGGTAAAACTAAGAACACAGGAACTTAGCATCGCCAACGCTTCCAAGGACAAGTTCTTCTCAATTATTGCCCACGATTTGAAAACACCTTTTAATGCTTTATTGGGACTTACTGATGCACTGGTTCAAAACTGGGAAATTTTTGACGACGAAAACAAAATAGAATTTATAAGGGAATTAAATTCAACGTCAAAAAATACATATGCACTGATTCAAAATCTTCTTGAGTGGTCGCGTGCGCAAACCGGGAGAATTGTTGTCAATCAAACAGAATTTAGTCCCCATAAAGTAATTTTTGAAAATATCAGCTTGCTGGCAAAACATTCGGACAGCAAACAAATAGAAGTGATTAATAATGTTCCGGCAGAAATTGTTTGCCATGGAGATAGAAATATGATTTCTACCGTTTTTAGAAATTTAGTATCCAATGCAATAAAATTTACCAACCAAAAAGGCAGAATTGAAATAAACGCCTCTGAAAATGGAAAATTCTGGCAATTCAGCATCTCTGACTCTGGAATTGGAATAGACGCAGAAACTCTTTCAAAACTTTTTGACATTAAAGAAAAAACCCAACGTTTTGGTACTGCCAACGAAGAGGGAACCGGACTCGGGCTCTTTCTTTGCAAAGAATTTATCACAAAAAACGGGGGTGAGATTTTTGTGGAAAGTGCCCCCGGGACAGGGAGCAATTTTTTTATTACTCTTCCTAGAACAAACTAA
- a CDS encoding alpha/beta hydrolase, producing MIKKITLILLVIINVNSFAQDKTLKVWPNGAPNDNGMKEPEEKYDGVRVRNVSEAEMYVYLPEKENNTGAAVVICPGGGYVIEAMDHEGYDMAKWLASKGVAGIVLKYRLPYGNHEVPSTDAKRAVRIVRKNAAEWGINPEKIGIAGSSAGGHLASTVGTHFDYGNKKSNDAIEQISCRPDFMLLLYPVITLREAFGHMGSRVNLIGEGHDWKMISEYSNEMQVTPETPPTFFILADDDGAVPPRNSIEFYLAMKENGVPAELHIFKDGGHGFGMYKQDLPVNQWPELFYSWLKAQKIID from the coding sequence ATGATTAAAAAAATAACGCTCATTTTGCTGGTGATAATAAATGTAAACTCGTTTGCACAGGATAAAACCCTTAAAGTATGGCCCAACGGTGCCCCAAATGATAATGGAATGAAAGAGCCGGAGGAAAAATATGACGGTGTTCGGGTGAGAAATGTTTCTGAAGCAGAAATGTATGTCTATCTCCCTGAAAAAGAAAATAACACAGGTGCTGCTGTAGTTATTTGTCCCGGCGGTGGTTATGTCATAGAGGCAATGGATCATGAGGGATACGATATGGCAAAATGGCTGGCTTCAAAAGGTGTGGCCGGAATCGTTTTGAAATACCGATTGCCATATGGGAATCACGAAGTTCCGTCGACTGATGCAAAACGTGCTGTGCGTATTGTTAGAAAAAATGCAGCAGAGTGGGGGATAAATCCCGAGAAGATTGGAATTGCAGGTTCTTCCGCCGGAGGTCATTTAGCTTCTACTGTAGGTACCCATTTTGATTATGGAAATAAAAAAAGCAATGATGCAATTGAACAAATAAGCTGCCGGCCTGATTTTATGTTGTTGTTGTATCCTGTGATAACACTTAGGGAAGCATTTGGACATATGGGATCGAGGGTGAATCTTATTGGTGAAGGACACGATTGGAAAATGATTTCCGAATATTCAAACGAAATGCAGGTTACACCGGAGACACCTCCTACATTTTTTATATTGGCTGACGACGATGGTGCTGTTCCTCCAAGAAATTCTATAGAGTTTTATTTGGCGATGAAAGAAAATGGTGTACCTGCGGAATTGCATATTTTTAAAGATGGGGGACATGGTTTTGGCATGTACAAACAAGATTTACCCGTTAATCAGTGGCCGGAATTGTTTTATTCATGGCTAAAAGCTCAGAAAATAATCGACTGA
- a CDS encoding response regulator encodes MNKAIVCVDDENIILDSLGEQIENIFGDEFIYEYAENAEDGMDLLEELTEEGIKVMVIVSDWLMPGKKGDEFLIEVHKKFPSIIKVMLTGQADNKAIENARQNAELYAYITKPWTQEQLEKIIRKGISEINEI; translated from the coding sequence ATGAACAAAGCAATAGTTTGTGTGGATGATGAGAATATTATTCTGGACAGTTTGGGGGAGCAGATCGAGAATATTTTTGGCGATGAATTTATTTATGAATATGCTGAAAATGCAGAAGACGGAATGGATTTACTGGAAGAACTTACCGAAGAAGGAATCAAGGTGATGGTTATCGTATCCGATTGGTTGATGCCAGGCAAAAAAGGAGACGAATTTCTAATTGAGGTGCATAAAAAATTTCCGTCGATTATTAAAGTAATGCTTACCGGACAAGCGGATAACAAAGCAATAGAAAATGCAAGACAAAATGCAGAGCTATATGCCTACATAACTAAACCCTGGACGCAGGAGCAATTGGAAAAAATTATTAGAAAAGGAATTTCTGAAATTAACGAAATATAA
- a CDS encoding aminopeptidase P family protein, which translates to MNEIRMRVKALRLEMLKQNLDAYYISGTDPHSSEYLPNRWKTREFITGFTGSFGVVVVTQEEAGLWTDTRYFLQAEEQLKGSGIKMFKLRVPNAVSPESWLAKKLPEGSKVGIDAQSVTINGFRDFENVLVEKGINLVKTTDLLDKIWEERPEIPADGIFELEIKYAGLSRKEKKDTIVAELKKYNADYHIVSMLDELAWLFNLRGSDVNYNPVFTGYAAVGKTDMILFVDKNKMSVELQQQLEKERITVNNYDDFFPWLSEFRKKSVFIDPSTANYSIYETLEKGGNVLSEGTSITALLKARKNKVELKGFRQAMIKDGVALVEFLFWLKQNIGKEKITEYSVGRKLAEFRAKQEDFKGESFPPIVGYKSHGAIVHLNVGPDDALPLEQDGVLLFDSGGQYLQGTTDITRTVALGEITERQKKDFTLVLKGMIGLTLAVFPVGTKGCHLDILARKALWESGINYGHGTGHGVGHFLNVHEGPMAIRQEFNVNTIDAGMVLSNEPAMYREGQYGIRTENMIVCVEKEETEFGKFLGFDTLTLCPIDTGLVDISLLTPEEIDWINEYHQRVRKELLPFMDEFIQPFLLEITKPV; encoded by the coding sequence ATGAACGAAATTAGAATGAGAGTTAAGGCGCTGCGCCTGGAAATGTTAAAACAAAATCTGGATGCATATTATATTTCGGGAACCGACCCACATTCCAGCGAATATTTACCAAACAGGTGGAAAACCCGTGAGTTTATTACCGGGTTTACCGGTTCTTTCGGAGTAGTTGTAGTTACGCAGGAAGAAGCAGGTTTGTGGACAGATACACGCTATTTTTTGCAGGCAGAAGAACAATTAAAAGGCTCGGGAATAAAGATGTTTAAGCTACGGGTTCCGAACGCTGTTTCGCCTGAAAGCTGGCTTGCTAAAAAATTGCCGGAAGGAAGTAAAGTGGGGATTGATGCCCAGTCGGTTACGATAAACGGTTTCCGCGATTTTGAAAATGTATTGGTTGAAAAGGGCATAAATCTGGTAAAAACAACCGACCTTTTGGATAAAATTTGGGAGGAAAGGCCTGAAATTCCGGCTGATGGTATTTTTGAACTCGAAATTAAATATGCAGGTTTGTCGAGGAAAGAGAAAAAGGATACAATCGTTGCTGAGCTAAAAAAATACAATGCAGATTACCATATTGTGTCCATGCTCGATGAACTGGCGTGGTTGTTTAATCTGCGTGGCTCTGATGTAAATTATAATCCGGTATTTACGGGGTATGCAGCCGTGGGCAAAACAGATATGATTCTTTTTGTTGATAAAAATAAAATGTCTGTTGAGCTTCAGCAACAATTGGAAAAAGAAAGGATTACAGTAAATAATTATGACGACTTTTTTCCCTGGCTTTCAGAATTTCGAAAAAAGAGTGTGTTTATTGATCCGTCAACTGCAAATTATTCAATTTATGAAACACTTGAAAAAGGTGGAAATGTGTTGTCGGAAGGAACTTCGATTACTGCACTTTTAAAAGCCCGGAAGAATAAAGTTGAGCTCAAAGGATTTCGCCAGGCAATGATAAAAGATGGTGTTGCTTTGGTCGAATTTCTTTTTTGGCTAAAGCAGAATATCGGAAAAGAGAAGATTACAGAATATTCTGTTGGTAGAAAACTAGCCGAGTTCAGGGCAAAACAGGAGGATTTTAAAGGAGAAAGTTTTCCTCCAATTGTTGGATATAAAAGTCATGGCGCAATTGTACATTTAAACGTAGGTCCGGATGATGCACTGCCGCTTGAACAGGATGGGGTTTTGCTCTTCGATTCAGGAGGCCAGTATCTGCAGGGAACGACTGATATTACCAGAACTGTTGCACTGGGTGAAATAACAGAACGCCAAAAGAAGGATTTTACCCTGGTATTAAAGGGAATGATTGGCCTGACCCTGGCTGTTTTTCCTGTTGGAACAAAAGGATGCCATCTTGATATTCTGGCCCGAAAAGCGCTTTGGGAAAGCGGTATTAATTACGGGCACGGTACAGGGCATGGAGTAGGGCATTTTTTAAATGTTCATGAAGGACCGATGGCAATCAGACAAGAGTTTAATGTAAATACAATCGATGCCGGAATGGTGCTTTCGAACGAGCCGGCAATGTACCGGGAAGGACAATATGGTATACGAACCGAGAATATGATTGTTTGCGTTGAAAAGGAAGAAACTGAATTTGGTAAATTTTTGGGATTCGACACACTTACGCTTTGCCCGATTGATACCGGTTTAGTAGATATCAGTTTACTAACGCCCGAAGAAATTGATTGGATAAACGAGTATCATCAGCGGGTAAGAAAAGAATTATTGCCTTTTATGGATGAATTTATACAACCGTTTTTGCTGGAAATTACCAAGCCCGTTTAG
- a CDS encoding NUDIX domain-containing protein — protein sequence MAKSSENNRLMRDTHPLKVMRFCPKCGSSDFKVAGERSLKCKTCGFHYFANSSAAVAALVVNDEGKLMLTKRGIDPGYGKLDLPGGFVDPGETVENALKRELYEELGLKVQSFHYLGSAPNEYIFSDFSVFTIDLAFKVIPETTQGLRAMDDILDYKFYSEQEIDYNDIPAPSIKHFVQQYFQNERN from the coding sequence ATGGCTAAAAGCTCAGAAAATAATCGACTGATGCGAGATACCCATCCTCTAAAGGTAATGCGTTTTTGTCCAAAGTGCGGTTCTTCTGATTTTAAAGTGGCCGGAGAAAGGTCGTTAAAGTGTAAAACTTGCGGTTTTCATTATTTTGCAAATTCTTCTGCAGCAGTTGCTGCATTGGTTGTGAACGATGAAGGAAAGCTAATGTTAACCAAACGAGGCATTGACCCTGGTTATGGAAAGCTTGATTTGCCGGGAGGTTTTGTCGACCCGGGGGAAACTGTTGAAAATGCATTAAAAAGAGAGTTATATGAAGAACTGGGATTAAAGGTTCAGTCATTTCATTATCTTGGTTCTGCACCCAACGAGTATATTTTTTCAGACTTTAGTGTTTTTACCATCGATCTGGCATTTAAAGTTATTCCCGAAACAACCCAAGGTCTTCGTGCAATGGATGATATCCTTGATTATAAATTTTATAGTGAGCAGGAAATAGATTACAACGATATTCCCGCCCCTTCAATAAAACATTTTGTACAACAATATTTTCAAAATGAACGAAATTAG